The segment TCGTTATCGGTAACGGCATGGTCGGCCACCGCTTCATCGAAGAGTTACTGGAGAAAGCGGAACCCGACCAGTTTTCGCTGACCGTCTTTTGTGAAGAACCCCGCGTCGCCTACGATCGTGTCCATCTGTCCGCTTACTTCTCCCATCATACTGCTGAAGAACTGTCGCTGGTCCGGGAAGGCTATTACGACAAACATCAGGTCACCCTGCTGCTGGGCGAGCGTGCCATCACCATTAACCGTGATGGGAAGCTCATCCACTCCAGCACCGGACGCGCGGTGCACTACGACACGCTGATTTTTGCGACCGGCTCCTATCCGTGGATCCCACCCATTACCGGGGCAGAAGGCAGCGACTGCTTTGTCTATCGCACCATCGAAGATCTCAACGCCATTGAAGCCTGCTCACGTCGCTGCAAACGCGGTGCAGTGATTGGCGGTGGGCTGCTGGGGCTGGAAGCGGCGGGCGCGCTGAAAAATCTGGGCATCGAAACCCACGTTATCGAGTTCGCGCCGGTACTGATGGCGGAGCAGCTGGATCAGCAGGGCGGAGAACTGCTGCGTCACAAGATTGAACAGATGGGCGTGCGGGTACATACCAGTAAAAATACCCGGCAGATTGTGCATCACAAGCACGGCGGCAAAACGCTGGAATTTGCCGATGGCAGTGCGCTGGAGGTCGATTTTATCGTCTTTTCCACCGGCATTCGTCCGCAGGACAAACTGGCAAAACAGTGTGGGCTGACCCTGGGGCCGCGCGGCGGCATCGCCATTGATGACCAGTGCCGCACCAGCGATCCCTCTATCTATGCGATTGGTGAGTGCGCCGCCTGGCAGAATCGCGTCTATGGCCTGGTGGCCCCGGGCTACAAAATGGCGCAGGTCGCCAGCGACCACCTGCTGGGCCGCGATAATGCCTTTACCGGCGCGGACATGAGCGCCAGGCTGAAACTGCTGGGTGTGGATGTGGGCGGCATTGGCGATGCCCGCGGCACCACGCCCGGCGCACGCAGCGTGGTCTGGCTGGATGAAGGCAAATCAATCTACAAACGTCTGGTGATCAGCAACGACCAGAAAACCCTGCTGGGTGCCGTGCTGGTGGGCGACACCCGCGACTATGGCAACCTGCTGCAACTGGTGCTGAATGCGATTCCTCTGCCGGCCAATCCGGAGGCGCTGATCCTGCCTGAAGGCAGCGGGGACAAACCGGCGAATGGCGTCGATTCCCTGCCGGATAGCGCGCAGATCTGCTCCTGCTTCGACGTCAGCAAAGGCGATATCGTGAAGGCGGTTCAGGGCGGCTGTCATACCGTGGCGGCCCTGAAAAGCGCGACCCGCGCGGGCACCGGCTGCGGCGGCTGTATTCCGCTGATTACCCAGGTGCTGAACAGCGAACTCAGCCGTCAGGGGATTG is part of the Pantoea sp. Ep11b genome and harbors:
- the nirB gene encoding nitrite reductase large subunit NirB, producing MSKHNVVVIGNGMVGHRFIEELLEKAEPDQFSLTVFCEEPRVAYDRVHLSAYFSHHTAEELSLVREGYYDKHQVTLLLGERAITINRDGKLIHSSTGRAVHYDTLIFATGSYPWIPPITGAEGSDCFVYRTIEDLNAIEACSRRCKRGAVIGGGLLGLEAAGALKNLGIETHVIEFAPVLMAEQLDQQGGELLRHKIEQMGVRVHTSKNTRQIVHHKHGGKTLEFADGSALEVDFIVFSTGIRPQDKLAKQCGLTLGPRGGIAIDDQCRTSDPSIYAIGECAAWQNRVYGLVAPGYKMAQVASDHLLGRDNAFTGADMSARLKLLGVDVGGIGDARGTTPGARSVVWLDEGKSIYKRLVISNDQKTLLGAVLVGDTRDYGNLLQLVLNAIPLPANPEALILPEGSGDKPANGVDSLPDSAQICSCFDVSKGDIVKAVQGGCHTVAALKSATRAGTGCGGCIPLITQVLNSELSRQGIEVTNHLCAHFAWSRQELYHLIQVEGIKTFDELLARYGQGYGCEICKPAVGSLLASCWNEYVLAPQHTPLQDSNDLYLGNIQKDGTYSVIPRSPGGEITPQGLKAIGEVAERYRLYTKITGSQRIGLFGAQKDDLPAIWSQLIDAGFETGQAYAKALRMAKTCVGSAWCRYGVGDSLGLGVMLENRYKGIRTPHKMKFGVSGCTRECAEAQGKDVGVIATEKGWNLYVCGNGGMKPRHGDLLAADLDQQSLITFLDRFMMFYIRTADRLQRTSLWLESLEGGIDYLRDVIVNDRLGLNSQMEEQLAALRATAHCEWKTTLEDKAHLTRFAHFINSSQRDPDVQWVAERDQHRPARVDERIAVTLIEETER